One stretch of Octopus sinensis unplaced genomic scaffold, ASM634580v1 Contig20289, whole genome shotgun sequence DNA includes these proteins:
- the LOC118762073 gene encoding zinc finger protein 665-like, whose protein sequence is MNNSTKAKISDKREKPYHCDICGKSFSKSGNLSRHRRVHTGEKPYQCDICSKSFSENSTLTRHKFIHTGEKPHQCDICGKSFSRSTDLPKHKRTHTGEKPYQCDICGKSFSTSGDLPTHKRTHTGEKPHHCNICGKSFSRSNILIDHKRIHTGEKPYHCDICGKSFTRNSHLTSHIRIHTGEKPYQCDICGKSFSHNSTLNGHRRIHTGEKPYHCDICGESFSENSHLTRHLHIHTGEKPYHCDICGKSFSQHSTLSGHKRIHTGEKPYHCDICGESFSDNSPLTRHLRIHTGEKPYHCNICGKSFSRSSHLSGHKRIHTGEKPYQCDICGKSFSDNSNLISHKRSHTGEKPYQCDICGKSFSHSSDLPKHKRIHTGEKPYHCDICGESFSQKRHLSTHLSIHTHV, encoded by the coding sequence atgaataattcaactaaagcaaaaatctctgataaaagagagaagccatatcactgtgatatttgtggtaagtcattctctaaAAGTGGTAATTTAAGTAGGCACAgacgtgttcatactggagaaaaaccatatcagtgtgatatctgtagtaaatcattttctgaaaatagcactttaactcgtcacaaatttattcatactggggaaaagccgcatcagtgtgatatctgtggtaaatcattttctcgaagtactgacttacctaaacacaaacgtactcatacaggagagaaaccatatcagtgtgatatctgtggtaaatcattctctaccagTGGTGACTtacctacacacaaacgtacacatacaggagaaaagccacatcattgtaatatttgtggtaaatcattttctagaaGTAACATTTTAAttgatcacaaacgtattcatacgggtgagaaaccatatcattgtgatatctgtggtaaatcattcactagaAATAGTCATTTGACTagtcatatacgtattcatactggggaaaaaccatatcagtgtgatatctgtggtaaatcattttcccatAATTCTACTTTAAATgggcacagacgtattcatacaggagagaagccatatcattgtgatatctgtggtgaatcattctctgaaaatagccaTTTAACCAGACAcctacatattcatacaggagagaagccatatcattgtgatatctgtggtaaatcattttcccagCATTCTACATTAAGtgggcacaaacgtattcatacaggtgagaagccatatcattgtgatatctgtggtgaatcattctctgataATAGCCCTTTAACCAGACacttacgtattcatacaggagagaaaccatatcattgtaatatctgtggtaaatcattctcaagaAGTAGTCATTTGTCtggtcacaaacgtattcatactggggaaaaaccatatcagtgtgatatctgtggtaagtcattttctgataatagcaatttaatcagtcacaaacgtagtcatacaggagagaaaccatatcagtgtgatatctgtggtaaatcattctcccacaGTAGTGATTtgcctaaacacaaacgtattcatacaggtgaaaaaccatatcattgtgatatttgcggtgagtcattctctcaaaaacgcCACTTAAGTACACATCTGAGTATTCATACACACGTGTAA